A region from the Methanofollis liminatans DSM 4140 genome encodes:
- the cofE gene encoding coenzyme F420-0:L-glutamate ligase, producing the protein MSEWFCVYALHTGLINEGDDVAAAVLAAADAAPCAGVADGDIVLVAESALATAEGRAVRLDDVVPSEEALLLADRHAIEPRIAEVVLRESDRVVGGIPGYLLTLKNGTLLPNAGVDHSNAPEGTVVPLPADPDGSAARLRTAIRERRGVNAGVLIIDSRTHAMRLGCSGVAIGCAGLRAVVDEAGRLDLFGRKLEVTKRAVGDCLASAAELLMGEADECVPAVLVRGTGIEIGEETGIPTIEASACLFMGAALHADPAAFDRQGKTE; encoded by the coding sequence ATGAGTGAGTGGTTCTGTGTCTACGCCCTGCATACCGGCCTGATCAATGAGGGAGACGACGTTGCGGCGGCAGTGCTTGCGGCCGCCGATGCGGCGCCGTGTGCCGGGGTGGCCGACGGCGACATCGTCCTTGTCGCTGAGTCGGCGCTGGCGACCGCCGAGGGCCGCGCCGTCCGTCTGGACGACGTCGTCCCCTCGGAAGAGGCGCTCCTCCTCGCCGACCGCCATGCGATCGAGCCCAGGATCGCCGAAGTGGTGCTCAGGGAGTCAGACCGCGTCGTCGGCGGGATTCCGGGCTATCTCCTCACCCTGAAAAACGGAACCCTCCTCCCGAACGCCGGCGTGGACCACTCCAACGCCCCTGAGGGAACGGTCGTTCCCCTCCCCGCAGACCCGGACGGGAGTGCTGCGCGCCTCAGGACGGCGATCAGAGAGCGGCGGGGCGTGAATGCCGGGGTGCTCATCATCGATTCACGGACGCATGCAATGCGCCTCGGCTGCAGCGGGGTCGCTATCGGGTGCGCCGGCCTCAGGGCGGTCGTCGACGAGGCCGGGCGCCTGGATCTCTTCGGCAGGAAGCTGGAAGTGACCAAGCGCGCCGTCGGAGACTGCCTGGCGTCGGCCGCGGAACTGCTGATGGGCGAGGCTGACGAGTGCGTCCCGGCCGTGCTGGTGCGCGGTACCGGGATCGAGATAGGAGAGGAAACGGGCATCCCAACCATCGAGG
- the folP gene encoding dihydropteroate synthase, whose product MHPCTVNGMAVGGGAPVRLMGVINCSPESFFPGSYVPRSDVLERALSMTGAGADLVDVGARSTAPGSRPISVQEEIERITAALVCMDGSGVTVSVDTMHPAVLEACLRHEIHAINDIGGLANPEYAAIAADSGLPVIAMAARRIPGDPRGTAATLAALHEVVGRAAAAGIEDLILDPGVGRWTPERTFEDDWDLCRNFRRFKEPGFPVLLAISRKSFIGDLLGRSSEERLAGTLALTARLLPSADIVRAHDVAETHDALFVVGKLEDRS is encoded by the coding sequence ATGCACCCGTGTACTGTAAACGGGATGGCGGTCGGGGGCGGAGCCCCGGTCCGCCTGATGGGCGTGATCAACTGCAGCCCTGAATCCTTTTTTCCAGGTTCGTATGTCCCGAGGAGCGATGTGCTGGAGCGGGCGCTCTCGATGACAGGCGCGGGGGCCGACCTCGTGGACGTCGGGGCCCGCTCTACGGCGCCGGGGTCGCGGCCCATCAGCGTGCAGGAGGAGATCGAGCGGATCACGGCGGCCCTTGTCTGCATGGACGGAAGCGGCGTCACCGTCTCGGTGGACACGATGCACCCTGCGGTGCTGGAGGCATGCCTTCGCCACGAGATCCATGCGATCAACGATATAGGCGGGCTTGCAAACCCCGAATATGCCGCCATCGCCGCAGATTCCGGCCTCCCGGTGATCGCAATGGCGGCGCGGCGCATCCCCGGAGATCCTCGCGGCACGGCCGCCACACTCGCCGCCCTGCATGAAGTGGTCGGACGGGCCGCCGCTGCCGGGATCGAAGACCTGATCCTTGACCCGGGCGTCGGCAGGTGGACGCCCGAGCGGACCTTCGAGGACGACTGGGACCTCTGCAGAAATTTCAGAAGGTTTAAGGAACCGGGTTTTCCGGTGCTCCTCGCCATATCGAGAAAATCGTTCATCGGCGACCTCCTGGGAAGGTCGTCTGAAGAGCGGCTTGCAGGAACGCTCGCCCTGACGGCACGCCTCCTCCCGTCAGCCGATATAGTGCGGGCCCATGATGTGGCCGAGACGCACGACGCTCTTTTTGTAGTCGGGAAGCTGGAGGATAGATCATGA
- the folD gene encoding bifunctional methylenetetrahydrofolate dehydrogenase/methenyltetrahydrofolate cyclohydrolase FolD, with amino-acid sequence MILDGKALSEKRLEILKEQIEDAGLYPHLATVLVGQDPASQMYVRMKHRACERVGIGSVGIELPAEATTQEVLAAVNRLNNDCDIAGILVQLPLPARVDTERVIEAVLPAKDVDGFHPTNLGKLFSGHPAFVPCTPQGIMTILAEYGIETEGKNAVVVGRSVDVGRPMAALLLNANATVTICHSKTQNLPAIMRQADILVSAIGRANFVRADMVKEGAVVVDVGINHDENGKLCGDVDFEAVKEKASAITPVPGGVGPMTIATLMENTFRAARANSCTRVL; translated from the coding sequence ATGATACTCGACGGCAAGGCGCTCTCTGAAAAGAGGCTCGAAATCCTGAAGGAGCAGATCGAAGACGCAGGCCTCTACCCCCACCTCGCCACGGTGCTGGTGGGGCAGGACCCGGCCTCGCAGATGTATGTCAGGATGAAACACCGGGCCTGCGAACGTGTCGGGATCGGATCGGTCGGGATCGAACTCCCGGCCGAAGCGACGACGCAGGAGGTGCTGGCGGCGGTGAACCGCCTGAACAATGACTGCGACATTGCCGGTATCCTGGTGCAGCTGCCGCTCCCCGCCCGGGTGGACACCGAACGGGTGATCGAGGCCGTCCTCCCGGCAAAGGATGTCGACGGCTTCCACCCGACAAACCTCGGGAAACTCTTCTCAGGCCACCCGGCATTTGTTCCCTGCACGCCGCAGGGGATCATGACGATCCTGGCCGAATACGGGATCGAGACTGAGGGAAAAAATGCCGTCGTCGTCGGGCGCAGCGTGGACGTGGGAAGGCCGATGGCCGCCCTGCTCTTAAACGCCAACGCAACGGTGACGATCTGCCACTCGAAAACGCAGAACCTCCCCGCGATCATGCGGCAGGCCGACATCCTGGTCTCCGCTATCGGAAGGGCAAACTTCGTGAGGGCAGATATGGTGAAGGAAGGCGCGGTGGTCGTCGACGTCGGGATCAACCACGATGAAAACGGAAAACTCTGCGGCGACGTCGATTTCGAAGCGGTGAAAGAGAAGGCCTCCGCAATCACCCCGGTCCCCGGCGGTGTCGGGCCGATGACGATCGCAACCCTGATGGAAAACACCTTCAGAGCGGCCCGGGCGAACTCATGCACCCGTGTACTGTAA
- the glyA gene encoding serine hydroxymethyltransferase, producing the protein MSSLANTDPEVADIIEMERLRQTNGLELIASENIVSKAVLETTGSILTNKYAEGYPGKRYYGGCEYYDIAENLARDRLCQLFGAEHANVQAHSGSGANMAVYFSTINYGDKIMSMKLSEGGHLSHGSPVSFSGKMYKVVQYGVDHETERLDYADIAAMARKEKPQMIVCGASAYPREIDFKAFGEIAEEVGAYCVADIAHIAGLVAAGLHNSPIDVLPFTTTTTHKTLRGPRGGAIMCKQEYAQAIDKAIFPGLQGGPLMHIIAAKAVCFGEALKPSYKEYCKQIIKNAQTLAATLDAEGLRLVSGGTDNHLMLLDLSDKGLTGLQAENTLHDAGITVNKNTIPRETLSPFVTSGLRIGTPAITSRGMKEEEMKQIGTFIATVLNDIENKQKIAAVRKEVEALASKFPIYAVTE; encoded by the coding sequence ATGTCCAGTCTTGCCAACACAGATCCAGAAGTCGCAGATATTATTGAAATGGAGCGCCTCCGGCAGACCAACGGCCTTGAACTGATCGCATCGGAGAACATCGTTTCAAAGGCTGTCCTCGAGACCACCGGTTCGATCCTCACCAACAAGTATGCAGAAGGGTATCCTGGCAAGCGCTACTACGGCGGGTGCGAATATTACGATATCGCCGAGAACCTTGCACGCGACCGTCTCTGCCAGCTCTTCGGGGCCGAACACGCCAACGTCCAGGCCCACTCGGGTTCAGGCGCCAACATGGCGGTCTACTTCTCCACCATCAACTACGGCGACAAGATCATGTCGATGAAACTCTCCGAGGGCGGTCACCTCTCCCACGGTTCACCGGTGAGTTTCTCGGGCAAGATGTACAAAGTCGTCCAGTACGGCGTCGACCATGAGACCGAGCGGCTCGACTATGCCGACATCGCCGCAATGGCCCGGAAAGAGAAGCCGCAGATGATCGTCTGCGGCGCCTCAGCCTATCCCCGCGAGATCGACTTCAAGGCCTTCGGCGAGATCGCCGAAGAAGTAGGTGCGTACTGTGTCGCCGACATCGCCCATATCGCCGGCCTTGTCGCCGCAGGCCTGCACAACTCACCGATCGATGTCCTCCCCTTCACCACCACGACGACGCACAAGACCCTCCGCGGGCCGCGCGGCGGCGCCATCATGTGCAAACAGGAGTACGCCCAGGCGATCGACAAGGCGATCTTCCCTGGCCTGCAGGGTGGTCCGCTCATGCACATCATCGCCGCAAAGGCGGTCTGCTTCGGGGAGGCGCTCAAGCCGTCCTATAAGGAATACTGTAAACAGATCATCAAAAACGCACAGACCCTCGCCGCCACCCTCGATGCAGAAGGGCTGCGCCTGGTCTCGGGCGGCACCGACAACCACCTGATGCTTCTCGACCTCTCTGACAAGGGGCTCACCGGCCTTCAGGCAGAGAACACGCTTCACGACGCCGGGATCACGGTGAACAAGAACACGATCCCGCGCGAGACCCTCTCGCCGTTCGTGACCAGCGGCCTGCGGATCGGCACCCCGGCCATCACCTCTCGCGGCATGAAAGAAGAGGAGATGAAGCAGATCGGCACCTTCATCGCCACCGTCCTCAACGACATCGAGAACAAGCAGAAGATTGCAGCGGTCAGGAAGGAGGTCGAGGCGCTCGCGAGCAAATTCCCCATCTACGCGGTAACAGAATGA
- the smc gene encoding chromosome segregation protein SMC, which translates to MYITGIEIDNFKSFAKKTSIPFLDGFTVISGPNGSGKSNIIDSLLFALALSSSRGLRAEKLTDLINLNSGRNTAEVAITFSDGTEIRRRIKRTASSYYSYNYLNGRLVKQNDIVELLAKYGIKPEGYNVVMQGDITRIMEMSDFERRKIIDEIAGVAEFEGKKVRALEELEVVRERIEREEVVLFELNARQEELKHEREQALAYQHWKEQLDHFQNCRAAAHLREMEREHARLLGTIGEERISLDRTLSDLGIEENDLAYLRDDLRDADAEINEKSGSEYLRMISALEEAKGKIKVAEGTIARLKKDKEGNLEGINRAYLDEKRAAERVVQCTGQVRTLSIDRANLSMELAAARAVIENLDKEISRGGKAAEDLKDRLFALMQEAEEKKGRRSALLREQDLLIEKSRMRTSEMERLESRLAAIRKGDDDLLKEIAGAKKGSADLAVEKTSLDRKLSEAESTLFARRSSLERIKKEIQNDERDLMRLEAQQQSRGGAGGAALEAVLAMEGVRGTIAQLGRAPPEYATALDVAAGGKLRYVVADDDAVAADAIRYLKEERLGRLTFLPMNKLRPREFPTVRERGVIGYAKDLLSFGPEYDLAFQQVFGTTLVVDTMENARRLIGQHRMVTLEGDLLEKSGAMTGGYLKKKQEGGFGAAVEDGIARLSSALAGKREEAAGFERSIARLSGEVDEARRRRAEIEQGIARYGLIIEDYEGRITVQKGEEGSLSSSLAALKAEVQQSAGDLAAIETGLDGVADALSILNADIGDLKKKLEDTEIPRLTEELERKRREHEGVERRLRNKEADIADAQRERQYFEKRVEELSGERERLVGKNAEIDAEIASSAEEIEGARAEIAVLEERQKSFSAELDELRKKREVIAGAIGAAEKQVAGLNAQADRLRLQIASLSEKADALLAEIEGLRGHAGEETDLSLAEIEEGIAAADRELRAIGAVNMLAIEEYGRVCDRISDRTAKKEVLSVERTSILERIERFDQMKFESFTTAFREIDTHFRETFARLTAGSGHLVLENPEDPFSGGLTFAVQPRDKKVQLLSALSGGEKSLTTLAFLFSIQKYLPAPFYAFDEVDMFLDGSNVEQVAAMIKELSRTAQFISVSLRKPMIDRADRIMGVTIRPDKSTLVTGVENHA; encoded by the coding sequence GTGTATATCACCGGAATTGAGATTGATAATTTCAAGTCTTTTGCAAAAAAGACTTCAATTCCATTTTTAGATGGTTTTACCGTCATATCGGGTCCAAATGGGTCGGGAAAAAGCAATATCATAGACAGCCTGCTTTTTGCCCTCGCCCTCTCGAGCTCGCGCGGCCTGCGCGCCGAGAAGCTCACCGACCTGATCAATCTCAATTCAGGCAGGAACACTGCCGAGGTGGCGATCACCTTCTCGGACGGCACCGAGATCAGGCGGCGGATCAAGCGAACCGCATCGAGTTACTATTCGTATAACTATCTCAACGGTCGCCTCGTCAAGCAGAACGATATCGTAGAACTCCTCGCAAAATACGGGATCAAACCCGAGGGGTATAATGTGGTGATGCAGGGCGACATCACCAGGATCATGGAGATGAGCGACTTCGAGCGGCGGAAGATCATCGACGAGATCGCAGGAGTCGCCGAGTTCGAGGGCAAGAAGGTCAGGGCTCTTGAAGAGCTGGAGGTGGTCAGGGAGCGGATCGAGCGCGAGGAGGTGGTGCTCTTCGAACTGAATGCCCGTCAGGAAGAACTGAAGCACGAGCGGGAGCAGGCGCTCGCCTACCAGCACTGGAAAGAGCAGCTCGATCACTTCCAGAACTGCCGGGCCGCGGCGCACCTGCGCGAGATGGAGCGGGAGCACGCCCGCCTCCTGGGGACGATCGGAGAGGAGAGAATCTCCCTCGATCGCACCCTCTCCGATCTCGGGATCGAGGAGAACGATCTGGCGTACCTGCGGGACGACCTCAGGGACGCCGATGCAGAGATCAACGAGAAGAGCGGCTCAGAGTATCTGCGGATGATCTCGGCGCTCGAAGAGGCGAAAGGAAAGATAAAGGTCGCCGAAGGCACGATCGCGCGGCTGAAGAAGGATAAGGAAGGAAATCTTGAGGGGATAAACCGGGCATACCTCGACGAGAAAAGGGCTGCGGAGCGGGTGGTGCAGTGCACGGGCCAGGTCCGCACTCTCTCGATCGACCGGGCAAACCTCTCGATGGAACTCGCCGCTGCCAGAGCGGTGATTGAAAATCTCGATAAAGAGATTTCTCGGGGGGGAAAAGCGGCTGAAGACCTCAAAGATCGTCTGTTTGCCCTGATGCAGGAGGCCGAGGAGAAGAAGGGCCGGCGCTCGGCGCTGCTCCGCGAGCAGGATCTCCTCATCGAAAAGAGCCGGATGCGAACCTCGGAGATGGAGAGGCTTGAGTCACGCCTGGCCGCGATCAGGAAAGGGGATGACGACCTCCTGAAGGAGATCGCAGGGGCGAAGAAAGGATCCGCTGATCTTGCGGTTGAAAAAACCTCCCTCGACCGGAAACTTTCCGAGGCTGAAAGTACCCTCTTCGCGCGGCGCTCCTCTCTTGAACGGATAAAAAAGGAGATCCAGAACGACGAACGGGACCTGATGCGCCTCGAAGCCCAGCAGCAGTCCCGCGGCGGGGCCGGGGGGGCCGCCCTCGAGGCAGTGCTCGCTATGGAGGGCGTTCGGGGCACGATCGCGCAGCTGGGCAGGGCGCCGCCCGAGTACGCTACGGCGCTGGACGTGGCCGCAGGGGGCAAACTCCGCTACGTGGTGGCCGACGACGATGCTGTCGCCGCCGACGCGATCCGCTATCTCAAGGAGGAACGGCTTGGCCGTCTCACCTTCCTCCCCATGAACAAGCTGCGGCCGCGGGAGTTCCCGACCGTCCGGGAGCGGGGGGTGATCGGGTATGCAAAGGATCTCCTCTCGTTCGGACCTGAGTACGATCTTGCGTTCCAGCAGGTGTTCGGGACGACACTGGTCGTCGACACGATGGAAAACGCCCGCAGACTCATCGGTCAGCACCGGATGGTCACGCTTGAGGGTGATCTCCTCGAAAAGTCCGGTGCGATGACCGGCGGCTATCTGAAGAAGAAACAGGAAGGGGGCTTCGGGGCGGCGGTCGAGGACGGGATCGCCCGCCTTTCGAGCGCGCTTGCCGGGAAGCGGGAGGAAGCCGCCGGCTTCGAACGCTCGATCGCGCGTCTTTCCGGGGAGGTCGATGAGGCTAGACGGCGGCGTGCCGAGATCGAGCAGGGGATCGCCCGGTACGGGCTCATCATCGAGGACTACGAGGGGCGCATCACTGTGCAGAAGGGTGAGGAGGGGTCCCTTTCCTCTTCGCTTGCTGCATTGAAGGCCGAGGTGCAGCAGAGCGCTGGCGATCTTGCCGCCATCGAAACCGGGCTTGACGGAGTGGCTGACGCCCTCTCCATCCTGAATGCTGATATCGGGGATCTGAAGAAAAAACTTGAGGACACCGAGATCCCGCGTCTCACCGAGGAACTCGAACGGAAACGGCGGGAGCATGAGGGCGTTGAGCGGCGCCTGCGAAATAAGGAGGCAGATATCGCCGACGCACAGCGGGAGCGGCAGTACTTCGAAAAGCGCGTCGAAGAACTCTCAGGGGAGCGCGAGCGTCTTGTCGGCAAGAACGCAGAGATCGATGCCGAGATCGCCTCCTCTGCCGAAGAAATTGAAGGCGCCCGTGCCGAGATTGCCGTACTGGAAGAGCGTCAGAAGTCGTTCTCGGCAGAGCTCGACGAACTCCGGAAGAAGCGGGAGGTGATCGCCGGGGCGATCGGTGCGGCCGAAAAACAGGTGGCCGGACTGAACGCGCAGGCCGATCGCCTCCGCCTCCAGATCGCCTCCCTCTCGGAGAAGGCCGATGCGCTTCTGGCCGAGATCGAGGGCCTGCGAGGACATGCCGGTGAGGAGACCGATCTCTCTCTGGCCGAGATCGAGGAAGGGATCGCCGCGGCCGATCGCGAACTCCGGGCGATCGGGGCGGTGAACATGCTTGCGATCGAGGAGTATGGGCGGGTCTGCGACCGGATCAGCGATCGGACCGCCAAAAAGGAGGTGCTTTCGGTCGAGCGGACCTCGATCCTGGAGCGGATCGAGCGTTTTGACCAGATGAAGTTTGAATCCTTTACCACGGCATTCAGGGAGATCGATACCCATTTCAGGGAAACGTTCGCGCGGCTGACGGCAGGGAGCGGGCACCTTGTGCTGGAAAACCCTGAAGATCCGTTTTCAGGCGGACTCACCTTTGCCGTGCAGCCGCGCGACAAGAAGGTGCAACTGCTCTCGGCGCTTTCCGGCGGAGAGAAATCCCTGACGACTCTTGCATTCCTCTTTTCGATCCAGAAATATCTGCCCGCTCCGTTTTACGCCTTTGACGAGGTGGATATGTTCCTGGACGGTTCGAATGTGGAGCAGGTCGCGGCCATGATCAAGGAGCTTTCCCGCACTGCGCAGTTCATCTCGGTTTCTTTGCGCAAACCGATGATCGACCGGGCCGATCGGATCATGGGCGTGACCATCAGGCCGGACAAGAGCACCCTTGTGACCGGTGTCGAAAATCATGCATGA
- a CDS encoding segregation/condensation protein A encodes MHEEPVEILVQLAERGEIDPWNIDIVEVTDRFFAELERCRELDLRISGRTLFFAATLLRMKSAYLAAEIPDELPEEEAVPDEEDANFGSFDLAEPIEQLEREIQRRIGRKKVRRRPVTLYELITELKSAEKEERRRQRQRSESVDERMIRAADVVSVAHDEDYQAAASAVLGCCDAIASGGEVKLCDICSSLQKATMEVYIPLLFLMLEGKVDLRQEEYFGDLYVRRVDGGQNGDA; translated from the coding sequence ATGCATGAAGAGCCTGTCGAGATCCTGGTCCAGCTCGCCGAGCGCGGCGAGATCGATCCATGGAACATCGATATCGTCGAGGTGACCGACCGGTTCTTCGCCGAGCTTGAACGGTGCCGGGAACTGGATCTGCGGATCTCAGGAAGGACCCTTTTTTTTGCGGCAACCCTGTTGAGGATGAAGTCCGCGTATCTTGCTGCCGAGATCCCTGACGAGCTCCCTGAGGAGGAGGCCGTCCCTGACGAAGAGGATGCGAACTTTGGGTCTTTTGATCTTGCCGAGCCGATCGAGCAGCTTGAGCGCGAGATCCAGCGTCGGATCGGGCGGAAAAAGGTTCGCCGCCGCCCGGTTACCCTGTACGAGTTGATCACCGAGCTGAAGTCCGCGGAGAAGGAGGAGCGCAGACGTCAGCGCCAGCGTTCGGAGAGCGTGGATGAGCGGATGATCCGCGCTGCCGATGTGGTCTCGGTGGCCCATGATGAAGACTATCAGGCTGCTGCTTCGGCGGTGCTCGGTTGCTGCGACGCCATCGCCTCCGGCGGCGAGGTGAAGTTGTGCGATATCTGCTCCTCTCTCCAGAAGGCGACGATGGAGGTTTATATCCCCCTGCTCTTTCTTATGCTTGAGGGAAAGGTTGATCTCCGACAGGAGGAGTATTTTGGCGACCTTTATGTGAGGAGGGTTGATGGTGGACAGAACGGCGATGCTTGA
- the scpB gene encoding SMC-Scp complex subunit ScpB → MVDRTAMLEAALFVADAPVSYGDLAKIFGIKPGEVPALAQELSGRLSARSSPLEVIDSGESVFMVLKEEYAVLVYPVMRPEISRAVLRTLSVIAYRQPILQSDLIEIRGGGAYAHVEELVKRDLVARYRSGRSYLLQTTPEFSRYFKTSDLVGGQGRLDID, encoded by the coding sequence ATGGTGGACAGAACGGCGATGCTTGAAGCGGCCCTTTTCGTTGCCGATGCGCCGGTGAGTTATGGGGACCTGGCAAAGATATTCGGCATAAAACCGGGCGAGGTCCCGGCGCTCGCTCAAGAGCTTTCAGGCAGGCTTTCGGCGCGCTCGTCCCCGCTTGAAGTGATCGACTCAGGCGAGAGCGTGTTCATGGTCTTGAAGGAAGAGTATGCCGTTCTGGTCTATCCGGTCATGCGCCCCGAGATATCGCGTGCAGTCCTGCGCACCCTCTCGGTGATCGCATACCGCCAGCCGATTCTCCAGAGCGACCTGATCGAGATCAGGGGGGGCGGGGCATATGCCCATGTGGAGGAGCTGGTCAAGCGCGATCTGGTGGCGCGCTACCGGAGCGGGCGAAGTTATCTCCTCCAGACGACGCCTGAATTTTCCCGCTATTTCAAGACCTCGGACCTTGTCGGGGGCCAGGGGCGCCTGGATATCGATTAA
- the ppcA gene encoding phosphoenolpyruvate carboxylase, which translates to MDDIPKIAKCMSTQHPDNVHLPFFAESSELGGEDEVQEAYYSYSHLGCREQMWDCEGKEVDNFVVKKLLSRYEPFFREHQLGSDVFLTLRVPNPDIERAEAKILLETLDSIPRSFDIAHLFYGNAVPPIFQVILPMTSSHIGIDNIYQYYCDFVVGQQYKRLGGRDLTIADWIGSFAPQKIDVIPLFEDQASMLNAAGIVGRYMQDKDLAYQRVFLARSDPAMNYGMIPAILLNKIALFRLHLLAEETGVPIYPIIGVGSAPFRGNLRPDTVERCAAEYPSVHTFTIQSAFKYDYPLDDVRQAVAGLEGRTVERPSEIDEKEALKVVQTCTAAYMREVAGLSDVINRVAAFIPSRRKRKLHIGLFGYSRSMGGVTLPRAITFTSALYSIGLPPELLGLDALASDDIAFLRRAYVNFDADIADAVRYFNPDSSFVPPALKKAVSDLTDAQPDPDHLEITAGTCQALEENRTADIRQGVLRAANIRHFLG; encoded by the coding sequence ATGGATGATATTCCGAAGATAGCAAAATGCATGAGCACCCAGCACCCTGATAACGTCCACCTCCCGTTCTTTGCAGAAAGTTCTGAACTCGGTGGGGAGGACGAGGTGCAGGAGGCCTATTACAGTTACTCCCATCTGGGATGCAGGGAACAGATGTGGGATTGCGAGGGAAAAGAAGTCGACAACTTCGTCGTCAAGAAACTTCTCTCCAGATATGAGCCGTTTTTCAGAGAGCACCAGCTTGGCTCTGACGTGTTTCTTACCCTGCGGGTGCCCAATCCTGATATCGAGCGGGCTGAGGCAAAGATCCTCCTCGAGACCCTTGACAGCATACCGCGCTCGTTCGACATCGCGCACCTCTTCTACGGCAATGCGGTCCCGCCGATCTTTCAGGTCATCCTCCCGATGACCTCGTCGCATATCGGGATCGACAATATCTATCAGTATTACTGCGACTTCGTGGTCGGGCAGCAGTACAAGCGGCTCGGGGGGAGGGACCTGACCATCGCCGACTGGATCGGCAGTTTTGCGCCGCAGAAGATCGATGTCATCCCCCTCTTTGAGGACCAGGCAAGCATGCTCAATGCGGCCGGGATCGTCGGCCGGTATATGCAGGACAAGGACCTCGCCTACCAGCGGGTATTTCTTGCCCGCTCTGACCCGGCGATGAACTACGGGATGATCCCGGCAATCCTCCTCAACAAGATCGCCCTCTTCCGCCTTCACCTCCTTGCCGAGGAGACGGGTGTTCCGATCTATCCGATCATCGGTGTGGGTTCGGCCCCATTCCGGGGCAACCTGAGGCCAGACACCGTGGAGAGGTGCGCGGCCGAGTACCCCAGCGTGCATACCTTCACGATCCAGTCCGCCTTCAAGTACGACTACCCCCTCGACGATGTCAGGCAGGCCGTCGCCGGTCTTGAGGGCAGGACGGTCGAGAGGCCGTCTGAGATTGACGAAAAAGAGGCCCTGAAAGTCGTGCAGACCTGCACGGCGGCCTATATGCGCGAGGTTGCCGGGCTCTCGGACGTGATCAACAGGGTGGCGGCATTCATTCCGAGCCGGAGAAAACGTAAACTCCATATCGGACTCTTCGGGTATTCACGGAGCATGGGCGGCGTCACCCTTCCCCGCGCGATCACCTTCACGTCCGCGCTCTATTCGATTGGTCTCCCTCCCGAACTACTTGGCCTCGATGCCCTGGCATCAGACGATATCGCATTTCTCAGGAGGGCCTATGTCAACTTCGATGCCGATATCGCCGATGCCGTCCGCTATTTCAACCCCGACTCCTCCTTTGTCCCTCCCGCGCTGAAAAAAGCCGTATCCGACCTCACCGATGCGCAGCCTGATCCCGACCATCTGGAGATCACCGCCGGGACCTGCCAGGCCCTTGAGGAGAACAGGACAGCAGATATCAGACAGGGTGTTCTGAGGGCTGCGAATATCAGGCATTTCCTTGGATAA